One window of Oreochromis niloticus isolate F11D_XX linkage group LG23, O_niloticus_UMD_NMBU, whole genome shotgun sequence genomic DNA carries:
- the LOC100710187 gene encoding putative claudin-24 — MDLIISVLELVGVLISAGAWLCSLATTLMSSWLTLSNLLVTETLGVGLWETCVLNQQGTLECRPYDSLLGLRPEIKLARILMCTALGVGMLGILLAIPGLHLVNGCRQQLEDVSCKKALKATSGALCLVAGILDLIPVSYIAHVTVEQFFDESVPDMVPRWEFGDALFCGWTAGVLYLAAGILLLISCFYVQKLNSNRPVDVPPVLTKLEPDSMRIKSEYV, encoded by the coding sequence ATGGACCTTATCATCAGTGTTCTGGAGCTGGTGGGGGTTCTGATCTCAGCGGGGGCCTGGCTCTGCTCTCTGGCCACCACCCTGATGTCCTCATGGCTCACACTGTCCAACTTGCTGGTCACAGAGACTCTTGGGGTGGGCCTCTGGGAGACCTGCGTGCTCAATCAGCAGGGAACACTGGAGTGTAGGCCCTATGACAGTCTGCTGGGGCTGCGACCAGAGATCAAGCTAGCCCGGATCCTCATGTGCACAGCGCTAGGGGTAGGAATGCTGGGGATTTTGCTTGCCATACCCGGCCTCCACCTTGTCAACGGCTGCCGGCAACAGTTGGAGGACGTGAGCTGTAAGAAGGCCCTGAAGGCAACCAGTGGGGCATTGTGCCTGGTGGCGGGGATCCTGGACCTCATCCCAGTTTCCTACATCGCCCATGTGACGGTCGAACAGTTCTTCGATGAGTCAGTGCCTGACATGGTCCCACGATGGGAATTTGGGGATGCTCTGTTCTGTGGTTGGACGGCCGGCGTCCTTTATCTAGCTGCAGGAATTTTGCTgctaatttcctgtttttatgtgcAGAAGCTAAACAGTAACAGACCAGTTGATGTCCCTCCAGTCCTGACGAAGCTAGAACCTGACTCCATGAGAATCAAGTCTGAGTATGTCTGA